The proteins below are encoded in one region of Candidatus Atribacteria bacterium:
- the murJ gene encoding murein biosynthesis integral membrane protein MurJ produces the protein MHMLFAKNIMYLLELDIEKGRLMESKHKIVKYAGTVIIATLFCRVLGLAREIVISNRFGAGWETDAFFIAFMIPNLLRSFLGEGALNSAFIPTFADYLSNHDRKKAEYFASNVLNILIIILIIMVGLGIWAAPWLINIIAIGFKSNIDKYQLAIKLTRVMFPYIGFVAVAAFFMSILNSYDHFLIPALSPAMLNISIIAFAFIFSVKYGIFSIAWGVLLGGIGQALIQTPELIKKKIKYSFVVDLKDPGTKKLLKLLIPAIIGLAVTQINVVVDKTLASTLIDGSISALYYSNRLVQFPLGAFGIAISIAIFPTLAKQTVENDIAELKKSLLFGLRILLFFTLPSAMGLMVLKDALIRLVYEHGIFSSSSTQMTASALFYYSIGLFAYACVRLITMCFYALKDAKTPVKIGIYIVLVNIGLDLILIRYLAHSGLALATSIAAIMNLIILLKFLQNKIGNLGLRSQTSFLTKIVISSIGLGIACILVENYFGKILDLNSKYNQIIQVTASIISGSLVYFMISYILRVKEIRYLKQSLKTILRSKE, from the coding sequence ATGCATATGTTATTTGCTAAAAATATAATGTATTTACTGGAACTCGATATAGAAAAAGGGAGATTAATGGAATCAAAACATAAAATCGTTAAATACGCAGGAACAGTAATCATAGCCACCCTATTTTGCAGGGTATTGGGATTAGCCAGAGAAATAGTAATATCCAATAGATTCGGTGCAGGTTGGGAAACCGATGCTTTTTTTATCGCCTTTATGATTCCTAATCTACTCAGGAGTTTTTTGGGAGAAGGTGCTTTAAATTCAGCATTTATCCCTACCTTTGCGGACTATTTAAGCAATCACGATAGGAAAAAAGCTGAATATTTTGCTAGCAATGTATTAAATATTTTAATTATAATCTTAATCATTATGGTAGGTTTAGGTATTTGGGCAGCCCCCTGGTTGATAAATATAATTGCTATCGGTTTTAAAAGCAATATAGATAAATATCAATTGGCTATCAAACTTACTAGAGTTATGTTCCCTTATATAGGCTTTGTAGCAGTTGCCGCTTTTTTTATGAGTATATTGAATTCCTATGACCATTTTTTAATACCTGCTTTATCACCGGCTATGCTCAATATTTCGATTATTGCTTTTGCTTTTATTTTTAGTGTAAAGTATGGGATATTTAGCATTGCCTGGGGAGTACTATTAGGGGGAATAGGCCAGGCATTGATACAAACTCCGGAATTAATAAAAAAGAAGATAAAATATAGTTTTGTAGTGGATCTTAAAGATCCGGGTACCAAAAAATTATTAAAATTATTAATTCCGGCAATAATAGGTTTAGCGGTTACCCAGATTAATGTCGTAGTGGATAAGACGCTGGCTTCTACTTTGATTGACGGTAGTATTTCAGCTTTATATTATTCCAATCGATTGGTACAATTTCCACTGGGCGCATTTGGAATTGCTATTTCTATTGCTATCTTTCCAACATTGGCCAAACAAACCGTAGAAAATGATATTGCTGAACTTAAAAAATCATTGCTATTTGGTCTAAGAATCTTATTATTTTTCACTCTTCCGTCAGCTATGGGATTAATGGTATTAAAAGATGCATTAATTCGCTTAGTATACGAACATGGTATATTTAGTAGCAGTTCCACCCAGATGACCGCCAGTGCCTTATTTTATTATTCTATTGGCTTATTCGCCTATGCCTGCGTAAGATTAATTACCATGTGTTTCTACGCTTTGAAAGATGCTAAAACCCCGGTAAAGATCGGCATCTATATCGTATTGGTAAATATTGGATTGGATTTAATTTTAATTAGATATTTGGCTCATTCCGGTTTAGCTTTGGCTACCTCAATAGCAGCCATAATGAATCTAATTATATTATTAAAATTTTTGCAGAATAAAATAGGCAATCTCGGATTAAGATCCCAAACATCATTTTTGACAAAAATTGTTATATCTTCAATAGGTTTAGGAATAGCCTGTATTTTAGTGGAAAATTATTTTGGTAAGATATTAGATTTAAATAGTAAATATAACCAGATTATTCAAGTAACCGCTTCTATTATTAGCGGTAGTTTGGTATATTTTATGATTAGTTATATACTAAGAGTAAAGGAAATTAGATATTTGAAACAAAGCTTAAAAACAATCTTAAGGAGTAAAGAGTAA